In one window of Phycisphaerales bacterium DNA:
- a CDS encoding acetyl-CoA carboxylase carboxyltransferase subunit alpha, whose product MATYYTLDFEQPLRALDEEIAQLKRRVDALTSEDGAASGAHPAELAEAEHALADRLARHSQTMDELYKQLSPWNTVRVARHPNRPQGRDYIEAMCRDFTELYGDRRSGEDPAIVTGFGRIGDFKCMVVAHHKGRDTQEKLRCHFGCPHPEGYRKALMKMKLAAKFGVPIVTLVDTPGAFPGLEAEQRGQAEAIAVNLKEMSALPVPIVSVVIGEGGSGGALGIAVGDRVAMLQHAWYSVISPEGCAAILWKQANERTNSQAARALKLTARDNLELGVVDAVIDEPAGGAHRDKAQAAQNLERWIIAQLETLAEMNTEELLEARYQRYRRLGSFDVAEPEPVAAGAEPSGGDAGAPA is encoded by the coding sequence ATGGCCACGTACTACACCCTGGACTTCGAGCAGCCCCTGCGGGCCCTGGACGAGGAGATCGCCCAGCTCAAGCGCCGCGTCGACGCTCTGACGAGCGAGGACGGCGCCGCCTCGGGGGCACACCCGGCAGAGCTGGCCGAGGCCGAGCACGCCCTGGCGGACAGGCTGGCCCGCCACAGCCAGACCATGGACGAGCTGTACAAGCAGCTGAGCCCCTGGAACACGGTCCGGGTTGCGCGGCACCCAAACCGGCCGCAGGGCCGGGACTACATCGAGGCCATGTGCCGCGACTTCACCGAGCTGTATGGGGACAGGCGCAGCGGCGAGGACCCGGCCATCGTCACCGGCTTCGGCCGCATCGGCGACTTCAAGTGCATGGTCGTGGCGCACCACAAGGGGCGGGACACGCAGGAGAAGCTGCGCTGCCACTTCGGCTGCCCGCACCCCGAGGGCTACCGCAAGGCCCTCATGAAGATGAAGCTGGCCGCCAAGTTCGGCGTGCCCATCGTCACGCTGGTCGATACGCCCGGGGCGTTCCCCGGATTGGAGGCCGAGCAGCGGGGCCAGGCCGAGGCCATCGCGGTGAACCTCAAGGAAATGAGCGCCCTGCCCGTGCCGATCGTGAGCGTGGTCATCGGCGAGGGCGGCTCGGGCGGGGCGCTGGGGATCGCCGTGGGCGACCGCGTGGCCATGCTCCAGCACGCGTGGTACTCGGTCATCAGCCCCGAGGGCTGCGCGGCCATCCTCTGGAAGCAGGCCAACGAGCGCACCAACAGCCAGGCGGCCCGTGCCCTCAAGCTGACCGCCCGGGACAACCTGGAGCTGGGCGTGGTCGACGCCGTCATCGACGAGCCGGCCGGCGGGGCCCACCGGGACAAGGCCCAGGCCGCGCAGAACCTCGAGCGATGGATCATCGCCCAGCTCGAAACGCTGGCGGAAATGAACACCGAGGAACTGCTCGAGGCCCGCTACCAGCGCTACCGCCGCCTGGGCAGCTTCGACGTCGCCGAGCCCGAACCGGTGGCCGCCGGGGCCGAGCCCTCGGGCGGGGACGCCGGGGCGCCCGCCTGA
- the proC gene encoding pyrroline-5-carboxylate reductase: MPNDTNHVAVCPLLVIGGGSMASAILSGAAGADLLDGPCVVAEPDAQTRKAIGALSPSIHAVESIADAFDALPYEDATVLLGVKPQMLATVAREIEASLGGAMLENRCAISILAGVPIATLKDTLKARIVRVMPNLPISVGLGATAMSAGPEATGEDVDRARRLFAAASVVYDLPESAIDAFTAAAGSGPAYAFLLAEAMAAGALEAGGDHGLNEETTRAIIAHTLKGAAEMLARPCNGELADPAALRAAVTSKGGTTAAALDVLESRGVKDAVREAVLAAAKRAGELGA; the protein is encoded by the coding sequence ATGCCCAACGACACCAATCACGTCGCGGTCTGCCCGCTGCTGGTCATCGGCGGCGGGTCCATGGCCAGCGCGATTCTTTCGGGCGCGGCCGGGGCCGATCTGCTCGATGGCCCCTGCGTGGTCGCCGAGCCCGACGCCCAGACCCGCAAGGCCATCGGCGCGCTCTCGCCCTCGATCCACGCGGTCGAATCCATCGCCGACGCCTTCGACGCGTTGCCCTACGAGGACGCGACCGTCCTCCTGGGCGTCAAGCCCCAGATGCTCGCGACCGTCGCCCGGGAGATCGAAGCGTCCCTCGGCGGGGCGATGCTGGAGAACCGGTGCGCCATCAGCATCCTCGCCGGCGTGCCGATCGCGACGCTCAAGGACACGCTCAAGGCCCGCATCGTCCGCGTCATGCCCAACCTTCCCATCTCCGTCGGCCTGGGCGCCACGGCCATGAGCGCCGGGCCGGAGGCGACGGGCGAGGACGTCGATCGTGCCCGCCGCCTCTTCGCCGCGGCCAGCGTCGTCTATGACCTTCCCGAGTCGGCCATCGACGCCTTCACCGCCGCGGCGGGCAGCGGGCCCGCGTACGCGTTCCTGCTCGCCGAGGCGATGGCGGCGGGGGCCCTGGAAGCCGGCGGGGACCATGGCCTGAACGAAGAGACCACCCGCGCCATCATCGCGCACACGTTGAAGGGCGCCGCCGAGATGCTGGCCCGGCCGTGCAACGGCGAACTGGCCGACCCCGCCGCCCTGCGTGCGGCGGTGACGAGCAAGGGCGGCACGACGGCCGCCGCGCTGGACGTGCTCGAGTCCCGGGGCGTGAAGGACGCCGTGCGCGAGGCGGTGCTGGCGGCGGCGAAAAGGGCGGGGGAGCTTGGGGCGTAG